In Spea bombifrons isolate aSpeBom1 chromosome 12, aSpeBom1.2.pri, whole genome shotgun sequence, the following proteins share a genomic window:
- the KLHL21 gene encoding kelch-like protein 21, whose protein sequence is MDRAVTQSITPEPGQPEASISCLPFYDSSHALRLLRGIHELRAEHKFFDMTVSAGGQDFPCHRTVLAAASNYFRAMFAGRLRESQAERVELHQVTGPILGLLLDFCYSGRVTVTQENVELLLQAADLLQFPSVKEACCAYLEQQLDISNCLEIQDFAEAYACRGLAESTKRFILAHMPQLAQARELERLPWKRLLEFIRDDRLCVDKEEAAYQLAVRWVRADLPRRQHRWPELFQHIRLPFIRRFYLLAHVESEPLVYLSPACLKLVGEARAFQSCEYDRHDRPCERMRPRPSTGLAEILVVIGGCDQDCDELVTVDCYNPHSGQWRYLAEFPEHLGGGYSMAALGNDIYVTGGSDGSRLYDCVWRYNSSVNEWTEVSPMLKPREYHSSTVLKGLLYVIASDSTERYDHSVDSWESLRPMLYPMDNCSTTSCRGRLYAIGSLEGKETMVMQCYDPDTDLWTLVNCGLLPPWSFAPKTVTLNGLIYFVRDDSAEVDVYSPMKNEWDKIPAMKQVHVGGSLAALGGKLYVSGGYDNTFELSDVVEAFDPETRTWNVVGRLPQPTFWHGSVSIFRQFMPHTQYSFDGVPLDNANHERNTINLNRRRQHLHNHNLNELHRR, encoded by the exons ATGGACCGAGCCGTGACCCAAAGCATCACCCCGGAGCCGGGCCAGCCCGAGGCCTCCATCTCCTGCCTGCCCTTCTATGACTCGTCCCATGCCCTCCGCCTGCTGCGGGGCATCCACGAGCTGCGGGCCGAGCACAAGTTCTTCGACATGACGGTGAGCGCCGGCGGGCAGGACTTCCCGTGTCACCGCACCGTGCTGGCCGCCGCCAGCAACTACTTTCGCGCCATGTTCGCCGGCCGACTGCGGGAGAGCCAGGCCGAGCGCGTTGAGCTGCACCAGGTCACCGGGCCTATACTGGGCCTGCTGCTCGACTTCTGCTACAGCGGCCGGGTCACCGTCACCCAGGAGAACGTGGAGCTGCTGCTACAGGCCGCCGACCTGCTGCAGTTCCCCTCGGTGAAGGAGGCGTGCTGCGCGTACCTGGAGCAGCAGCTGGACATCAGCAACTGCCTGGAGATCCAGGACTTTGCCGAGGCTTACGCCTGCCGGGGCCTGGCCGAAAGCACCAAGCGCTTCATCCTGGCGCACATGCCGCAGCTGGCCCAGGCCCGCGAGCTCGAACGGCTGCCCTGGAAGCGCCTGCTCGAGTTCATCCGCGACGACCGCCTCTGCGTGGACAAGGAGGAAGCAGCCTACCAGCTGGCGGTGCGCTGGGTCCGGGCCGACCTGCCGAGGCGGCAGCACCGCTGGCCCGAGCTCTTCCAGCACATCCGGCTGCCCTTCATCCGCCGTTTCTACCTGCTGGCGCACGTGGAGAGCGAGCCGCTCGTCTACCTGAGTCCTGCCTGCCTCAAGCTGGTCGGAGAGGCCCGCGCCTTCCAGTCGTGCGAGTATGACCGACACGACCGGCCCTGCGAGCGCATGAGGCCGCGGCCCTCCACCGGCCTGGCTGAGATCCTGGTGGTGATCGGCGGCTGCGACCAGGACTGCGACGAGCTGGTCACCGTGGACTGCTACAATCCCCACAGCGGCCAGTGGCGGTACCTGGCCGAGTTCCCTGAGCACCTAGGAGGCGGCTACAGCATGGCGGCCCTCGGCAATGACATCTATGTCACGG GCGGCTCTGATGGATCTCGGCTTTATGACTGCGTGTGGAGGTACAATTCCAGCGTGAATGAATGGACAGAAGTGTCGCCGATGCTGAAGCCGCGAGAGTACCACAGCTCCACGGTGCTGAAAGGGCTGCTGTACGTCATTGCCTCGGACAGCACGGAGCGTTACGACCACAGCGTAGACTCGTGGGAGTCCCTGCGGCCCATGCTCTACCCGATGGACAACTGTTCCACCACGTCCTGCAGGGGAAGGCTGTACGCAATCGGCTCCCTAGAAGGCAAAGAAACCATGGTCATGCAGTGCTACGACCCCGACACCGACCTCTGGACCCTCGTGAACTGCGGGCTGCTGCCACCCTGGTCGTTTGCACCCAAAACGGTGACCCTAAACGGCCTTATCTATTTTGTAAG GGATGATTCAGCCGAGGTGGACGTCTACAGCCCAATGAAGAACGAATGGGATAAAATCCCGGCCATGAAACAG GTTCACGTCGGAGGAAGTCTGGCGGCTCTCGGCGGAAAGCTCTATGTGTCCGGCGGCTACGACAACACGTTCGAGCTCTCTGATGTGGTGGAAGCCTTCGACCCCGAAACGAGAACGTGGAACGTCGTGGGCCGTCTCCCCCAGCCCACTTTCTGGCACGGCAGCGTTAGCATATTTCGGCAGTTTATGCCTCACACGCAGTACAGCTTTGATGGCGTTCCGTTAGACAATGCGAACCACGAGAGAAACACCATCAACCTCAACCGAAGGAGACAGCACTTGCACAACCACAACCTTAACGAACTGCATCGGCGATGA